AACGCAAAACGTAAAACGACGTGTCGTTCCAGACGAATGCCATTGCGGCAGCGACGAGGCCCCAGGTGCCCATGATGCGGGTCAGCCAGATCCGGGCCCCGTACTTTTGCATCAGGACGTTTGAAGGCACTTCAAATAGCGCATATCCGATGAAAAACAGTCCGCTGCCGAGTCCGAATGCTGCCGCACCGATACCTAAATCGGTTTCCATGTGCTGATTGACGAACCCAATGTTCACGCGGTCGACGTAGTTCGCGATAAACATGATGAGGAAGAGTGGCAGCACGTGCCGCTTGACCTTCGAAACCGCCGATTCGAGCACGTCGGTCGCTGGTCTAGTGAAAGCAGATGTCAAGATTGTCTCCAGTGTCGGCCGAATGGTCGGCCCAATCCAACGCAATGCGGTGCACCCGATAGAGCGGATGGGTCGCCATCTTGAATCGACGTCATCGGTTGTCCGATGACAGTCTACGATTTTCGTTTCTGCTTTCCAATACGGGTGTTTACCCTGCTTAAGTCGCAGGATACTGGGTCTGAATGAGGAAATATGCTGCGTTAATTCTGAGTCTCAGGGGATGCGAGCTAGGACGTCGGATGACATGAGGTATATTGGAAGGCGGCAGATGAAGACAACGTCGCCGACCTCCCCCGCCACAATTGAATAGATACGAGCAGAAGAACGAGAGTTGGAAGTACTCGTCGATGAGTCTGCCACGCGAATCGCGTGGCAATCGGTGGCAATTGCGATAGAAGTCCATCGCGGTCTTCGGGATCGCAGTTGAACACCGCCGACGAGTACACCTGAGATATCCGCCGCAGCTTTTGATTTTGCGTTGTCGGACAACGATTCGACCTGCTGTTTCGGCATGAAGACATCGAAACAGGATTCCCTTTCAACACGCCACCGCGGTTTTGGCGATGACATCGCCTTGAAGCGGGACTGGCGTTATGATGACTTATGTCGAGACGTCTGATGACGTGATCTCCCGCACGGAACGTGTGCTTTTCCTCGTGATTATTCAACAAGCCACAAAATGAGCAGCCTGACTGAGAAGGTGGTCGCCGCCCTGTCCGACGAAATTCGACGCGGAATCTTGAGGCCGGGAGACCGGATTCCCACAGAAGTCGCGATGATGAAGCAACTCTCTGTGAGTCGCTCTGTTGTTCGCGAGGCGATATCGCGCCTTCAGGCGGCGAAAGTTGTCGAGACACGCCACGGCATCGGCACGTTTGTATTGGCGCCGTCGACTGAAGAGCCAATGCAGTTGCCCGCAGCCGACCTCTCCAACATGCTCGATGTGATGGCCATTATCGAGTTCCGTATCGACGTTGAGGCAGCATCGGCCGCTCTGGCGGCAGGCAGGCGTACCGAGCAGAATCTCAAGCAGATGCGTAGCGCGTTAGACCGTTTCGAGTCCGAACTCGAAAGGGGGAGCACCGACGTGCTCGCGCACGATATTGAGTTTCATCTGCAGATTGCGCGAGCAAGCGGGAATCGCTACTTCTTTGACGTCCTCAGTCAACTCGGCCGCGCGGTGAGTCCGCGCACACGGCTTGGTTCCGCCGAACTTGCCGAGCTTGACCATATCGAGCACCTGCGAAACGTGCTGAGCGAGCATCGGCTGATTTACCGGGCAATCGAGCGTCAGGACGCGGACGACGCTCGCGCGGCAATGCGGATGCATTTGAGCAACAGTCGCGAAAGGCTTCGACGCGCACACGCCCTGAGCACAGCGGGGGGTTAGGGCGCTCCTGCAGACGCGGCTGAAAGAGATGGGTGACCCAACGCACGCTATGCCTGTTGGCTTTGACAGTGGCGCGACGTGAGAGACATCCGGGTTGCGGTGAGTCGTCGTTCCTGTCGAAGGCCCATGCTCGCATTGAACCCGCCAGCAAATTGCTGTTTCGCTTCAGACACTTGACGCTTCTTCACCCATGTTTTCCACAAATTTGCCAACAGATTATGTGGACAACTTTACGGTCGTCGGTGGGGCATGGCATCTCCAATGTGGTCTGGTAATCATCGATAAACGATATATACTGTTTATATCGTTTATCGATCTGGAGAGAATCATGAGTCAACCCAGCACGAGGAAGCCGACGAAGAAGGCCTTTCACTTTCCAAAGCATGCCAACGGCCACGCGAAGGCGGACGAGCAGCAAGCGAATGAGGAAAACGCTCCTGCAGTCGCAGCCCCGGATGCCGAACCGGCTTCGACGAAGGCCGCCAAACCGAAGCGCGCGAAGCCCGTTGATGCCGCACCAGTCAGTCCCGCCGTAGAGGTGAAAGCAAAACGCGCCAGGAAAGAGAAGGTGGTACGCGACAGCTTCACGATGCCAAAGTCCGACTACGACAAAATCGCGTCACTGAAACAGAAGTGTCTCGACGCAGGCGTCTCGGTGAAAAAGAGTGAGCTTCTTCGCGCTGGTCTGCATTTGCTGGACTCGGCTCCTGCCACGCGTCTGGTTGCGGCGATTTCGGCGGTCGAAACCGTCAAGACGGGTCGACCAGCAAAATCGTAGCTGTACGTCACCTCGGGCGGGCTGCTCATGCGGCCCGGAGGCGGGCAGCGCGCTTTGCTGGATGCTTATGCACGTTACATGCAACTTCGGCCACCGTTCCTTTCGACGCCAGCGTGCCGTGATGCGGCGCTCGCGAAATCGCAGGGATTGCGTAACCGGCCGGTTCAGCTAACGTGGGGGATCCGATGCCCGACAAGCACCTTTCCAGTCGATTCGACTCTGACCTCAATCGGGTACTGTCAAAGGTCTTCGAGATGGGCGGCATCGTTGAGTCACAAGTCGCCAATGCGCTGCAGGCGCTCAAGGACTTCGATCTGGACCTGGTCAGCAGAATCCTCACCGACGAGCGTCGACTCAATGCAATGGAAGCGGAAGTCGACGAAGAGTGCATCAACATTATCGCGCGGCGCCAGCCCGCTGCACGCGACCTGCGTCTGCTGATGTCCATCTCGAAGACCGTCACGAACCTCGAACGTGCCGGAGATGAAGCGCGGAAGGTCGCGAAGCGAACCCGCCGAATTGCGGAAGACGGCAAGGCGAGGACTATCGACACCGTGGGAGTCACTTTGTCCGGCGAAATGGCATTTACCATCCTCCGCCGTGCGCTTGATGCCTTCGCTCGCCTCGATACCGTTGCCGCAGCTCAAGTGGTCCGCGATGACGACGCTATCGACGAACAATTTCGTGCGTTCGTACGCACGCTGGTGACGAGCATGACAAAGGACCCTCGAATCATCTCCATCGGGCTGGACTATCTCTTCATTGCCAAGGCCATTGAACGCATCGGCGACCATGCGACGAACATAGCGGAATTCATCATCTATATCGTCAAAGGCAAGGATGTGCGCCACATCCCGCGTGAGCAGCTTGAGCGCGAAAGCCTGGGTGAATGACGGGACGGGCCTGGCTCACCAGGTGAAAGCGGCACGACATGCCGCACCAGCACCGGATCGCCTCGTACGTCACGATCACGCCAACGCGACTGATCGGTCAACCTGACAACGCCGACAACCACACCTGGCTCCGCGATTCGCCCCTCCGATATCTGAGCCTGCTCTATAGCGTGAACGCGAGCCAGAGCGATATTTGTGTCGTAGTGTATCCGCCGGTCAAACTGATACACAACATTGCAAATGACCTGCTTTCCAGACACATGCCAGATACCTCTGCGAGTTCAAATGCATCAACGCCGGAATCGACATGCATTCCACCTCGCAGATCCTAACGAGACTGTGGCCCGTGGTCTGTGATATCCGGACGTCTTTCTGACAGGACAGGACCCACTCTGGAGATAGGTCATCATGAAATCGCTTATTCAAGCCGTTGTCGTTGCTGCTGTGCTCGCTGCCCCGCTCGCCTCTTTCGCCCAGTCGAGCCAGCCCCTGACCCGTGCTCAAGTTCGCGCCGAACTGGTTCAGCTCGAAAAGGCCGGCTATAACCCGGCCAGCAGCGCCGATGCGTATTACCCGAATGACATCCAGGCTGCTGAAGCCCGCGTGGCTGCGCAAAACGATGCGACAGGCGGCATGGGCGGGACTGTCGGCGGTTCGTCGGCATCAGGTGCCCAAGTGGCCGCTCGCTCCGCAACTGATGATGGCATGAAGCCGATCTACTTCGGCCAATAACGCCGTTTGGCGCACGCTGGCTGTCGCGGCGGCAGCGGCAGCTGCCGACGCCGACAAGCCAGCCGAAAGCCTCGAAAACCCGCGCGGATGACCGATGGCTCCGGTTGCTGACGGCGGCACAGTGCACCGTACTGTGTCACGAGGGCACCGAGCGGCCTCACAGCGCTCTGCTCGATGACGAGCCTCGCGCGGGCGTATTCGCGTGCACCGGATGCCTACGAAGACCAACGGCTCAACAAATCATGTTACTCATCGTTCTCGCCTACCTGGGCGGTGCCCTCACGATCCTCAGCCCGTGCATCCTGCCGGTGCTGCCCTTCGTTTTCGCTCGCGCTGACCAGCCTTTTGTTCGCAGCGGCTTGCCGCTGCTTACCGGCATGGCGCTCACGTTCGCCGTCGTGGCGACGCTCGCGGCGGTCGGCGGCGGCTGGGTCGCCGAGGCCAATCAGTATGGCCGCTGGCTCGCGATCGCGCTGCTGGCCGTATTTGGCGTGACGCTGCTGCTGCCGCGCTTCGCCGACTATCTGATGCGCCCGCTGGTGAGCGCCGGCAACCGGCTTTCGACGTTCGCGCAGGGAAATGGCCAGCAGGTTCGCGCGGGTTCCTCGTTTTTGTTGGGTATCGCCACCGGCCTGCTGTGGGCACCATGCGCCGGGCCGATCCTCGGTCTTGTACTGACGGGTGCGGCCCTACGCGGCGCGAGCGTCGGCACCACGCTGCTGCTGTTCGCCTACGCGGCCGGAGCGGCGACCTCTCTGGCCGTGGCGCTGCTGATCGGCGGCCGGGTGTTTGCTGCAATGAAACGTTCGCTTGGCGCTGGTGAATGGATCCGCCGCGCGATTGGCGCGGCGATGCTGTGCGGCGTGGCGGCCATTGCACTTGGCCTCGACACCGGGGCATTGACTCGCTTATCGACCATTGCCACTGGCGGCCTTGAACAGAAACTGATCGACCGGTTCTCGCCCAGTTCGACGCCCGCCCGCGCGGTCTCAGCGGACAACGCGGCGCCGCTGCCCGTCGAAGGCGTGCTGCCCACGCTAGACGGCGCGGTTCAGTGGCTGAACTCGCCGCCGCTGACGGCGCAGGGGCTGCGCGGCAAGGTCGTGCTGGTCAATTTCTGGACCTATTCGTGCATCAACTGCCTGCGCACGCTGCCGTATGTGGAAGCGTGGGCGCAGAAATACAAGGATCAGGGACTCGTCGTCATTGGCGTGCATGCGCCCGAATTCGCGTTTGAACGCGACATCGAGAACGTGAAGAAGGCCACGCATGACCTCGGCATCGATTATCCCGTCGCGATCGACAACAACTACGCGATCTGGCGCACGCTGAACAACCAGTACTGGCCGGCGCAATATTTGGTCGACGCCAGGGGGCAAATCCGCTACCACCATTTTGGCGAAGGCGACGATGCACAGTCGGAAGAGGTCATCCAGGCGTTACTGACCGAAGCCGGTCACCCCGACGCAGCAAAGATCGCGGCGGGGCTGACAAACGCCAGCGTCCAGGGCGTGCAAGCGGCTGCCGACGCCGCCGATCTGCAGTCGCCGGAAACCTATATCGGCTACGGGCGCGCAGAGAATTTCGCTTCACCCGGCGGCGAAACGCAGGACCAGCCGCATACGTACACCGCGCCCGCGCAGCCTGCCTTGAATGACTGGGGGCTCGATGGCAGGTGGAAGGTCGGTGCCGAGTACGCGACGCTTGCGGCAGCGTGTGGGCGCATCGTCTACCAGTTTCATGCGCGCGATGTGCATCTGGTGCTCGGACCGGGCAGTGACGGCAAGCCGGTTCGGTTTCGCGTCAGCATCGACGGTGCTCCGCCTGGCGACGCGCACGGCACAGACGTCACCGCCGACGGCAGCGGAACCGTGACCGGGCAGCGGCTTTATCAACTGGTGCGGCAGACCGGTGACGTCAAGGATCACACTTTCTCGATCGAGTTTCTGGACCCGGGCGTCGAAGCCTATGCATTCACGTTCGGCTGACGCCTTGCGGACCGGCGCACATACACTGACCACTCAAAGGACTGACAATCGTGAACAGGACACCGACCATCACCGCTTCGTGGCGAAGCCGTTCGTCCATGGCCAGACTTGCCGGCCTCGTTACGCTGGCCGTGGGGGTAATCGCATTACAGCGTTTCGCAAATTCGGCCGAACCGGCAACGAAGATTCCCGCTCCTGCCCAGGACGAAGAAGTCGTCGCGGCGCATAGCGAAGCCGCCGTATTTGCCGGCGGCTGCTTCTGGGGCATGCAGGGTGTGTTCGAGCACGTGCGCGGCGTTAGGCAGGTTGCCTCAGGTTATACGGGCGGCTCGGCCAGCACGGCACACTACGACACCGTTGAAGAAGGCGATACCGGTCATGCGGAATCGGTACAGGTCACTTACGACCCGACGCAGATCACGTATGGGCGTCTGCTGCAGATCTTTTTCTCGGTCGCACATGATCCGACTGAATTGAACTACCAAGGTCCCGACCGCGGCACGCAATATCGCTCGGCCGTGTTCCCCGTCAATCAGGAGCAGCGCAGTGTTGCTCAGGCGTATATCGCGCAACTCGGAAAAGCCCATGTATTTTCGGCGCCGATCGTCACTCGCGTGGAGAACTTCAATGGGTTCTATCCGGCCGAAGCCTATCACCAGAATTTTCTCGCGCTGCATCCCGGCGACCCGTATATCGTCATCAACGATTTGCCGAAAGTGGACAACCTGAAAAAGATGTTTCCCGATCTCTACCTCAACGCTCCTTTACTCCTGAAAACCACCGCCTCGTAACAGTGTCATTCGCTGCGATCTGGTCCGCGTGATCGACGTCTTCAGCGCTGACATAGAGCGACTGGCCAGGCTAGCGACGCCCGCTGCGGCCCCACACATAGCGCACCCAGCGTCGCCACCGGCTCTGCGGCGGAGCGGGAGCGTTGCGCGTTACCTGCGCTTCGCGGTCGCGCTCGACGCTCTTCTGCACCTGCTCGTGGATCTGGCGGAACGTCAAGCCGCCGGGGCCTTTCAGTTTGTCAGGATCCGGGTTGTCTGTCATGGCAATGGCATACGCCTGATGAGTCGACTTGATCTTGATACAGATGGGCAGTCGCGGCAAGCTCGCTGAAGCAGTCTACCGGGCACCGCATAGCCAGGCAGGCGGGATTTCCGGAACGGCACGAGCGCACGCCGCGGTACCCATGGATCCGTGCCAAGCTTTTACGCGGGACGCCTTCGAATCCACAGGACTGGCAAAATCGGGAGACATTCGATCCGCTCAGGAATCCTCATGCCAGATTTCGCCCCGCGCGCTTCGCGTCTCGGTCCGCTGTTCGCCTTGTTACCCTTCCTTCGTCGTTATACCGGACGCTGGGCGCTGGCCTTCGTGGCGCTGGTGACGTCGGCGGGCGCGACACTGACGTTGCCGGTGGCATTCAAATACCTGATCGATCGGGGCTTCGCAGCCGGCAACCGGACGCATATCGATCGTTATTTTCTGGCGTTGTTCGTTGTGTCGCTGGTATTGGCCGGCGCCACAGCGCTGCGCTTCTACCTGGTGTCGTGGCTGGGTGAGCGGGTCACGGCTGATTTGCGGCGCGCGGTCTACGAGCACATCCTGGGGATGAGTCCACAGTTCTTTGAGACCACGCAGACCGGAGAGGTGCTGTCGCGGCTCACCGCTGACACCACGCTGATCCAGACGGTAGTGGGCACCAGCCTGTCGATGGGGTTGCGCAACTTCTTCCTGCTTACCGGCGGCGTCGCGATGCTGGCGGTGACGAGCCCCGTGCTGTCCGGCTACATCATGGCCACGCTGGTCGTCGTGGTCGCGCCCATCGTCGTCTTCGGGCGGCGTGTGCGTCGGCTCTCGCGCGCCAGCCAGGACAAGGTGGCCAACGCAAGCGCGCTGGCGGGCGAGGTACTCAACGCCATGCCAACCGTGCAGTCCTTTGTGCAGGAGCCCCGCGAGGCAACGCGCTTCGCCGGCGCGGTGGAAGTCGCATTCGAGACGGCACTCACGCGAATTCGGGCGCGCGCCTGGCTGACCGCAGTGGTGATCGTGCTGGTGTTCGCCGCCATCGTGTTCGTGCTGTGGCTCGGGGCGCAGGCGGTGCTGGGCGGCAGCATGACGGCGGGCCAATTGTCTCAGTTCATCCTCTACGCGGTGGTCACCGCCGGGGCGGTGGGAGCGGTCGCCGAAGTGTGGGGCGATCTGCAGCGGGCCGCCGGCGCCACGGAGCGGCTGCTGCAACTGCTGGCGGCGCGCTCGCCGGTCGCGCAGGCCGAGGCCACCGTACCGCTGCCGACGCGCGGGGAGGGCATCCGCTTCGACAACGTCAGCTTCTCTTATCCCTCGCGCCCAGGCGTCGCCGCGCTCACTGGACTCTCGCTCGATGTCCGTCCAGGCGAGCATGTCGCATTGGTCGGGCCATCCGGTGGCGGTAAGACCACGCTGTTCCAGCTGCTGCTGCGTTTTTACGATCCGCAGTCCGGCAGCATCCTCATCAACGGCGTCCCGACGCGGCAGGTGCCGCTCGCCGAGTTGCGCCGGGAAATCGGGGTGGTA
The DNA window shown above is from Paraburkholderia sp. BL10I2N1 and carries:
- a CDS encoding cytochrome c biogenesis protein DipZ → MLLIVLAYLGGALTILSPCILPVLPFVFARADQPFVRSGLPLLTGMALTFAVVATLAAVGGGWVAEANQYGRWLAIALLAVFGVTLLLPRFADYLMRPLVSAGNRLSTFAQGNGQQVRAGSSFLLGIATGLLWAPCAGPILGLVLTGAALRGASVGTTLLLFAYAAGAATSLAVALLIGGRVFAAMKRSLGAGEWIRRAIGAAMLCGVAAIALGLDTGALTRLSTIATGGLEQKLIDRFSPSSTPARAVSADNAAPLPVEGVLPTLDGAVQWLNSPPLTAQGLRGKVVLVNFWTYSCINCLRTLPYVEAWAQKYKDQGLVVIGVHAPEFAFERDIENVKKATHDLGIDYPVAIDNNYAIWRTLNNQYWPAQYLVDARGQIRYHHFGEGDDAQSEEVIQALLTEAGHPDAAKIAAGLTNASVQGVQAAADAADLQSPETYIGYGRAENFASPGGETQDQPHTYTAPAQPALNDWGLDGRWKVGAEYATLAAACGRIVYQFHARDVHLVLGPGSDGKPVRFRVSIDGAPPGDAHGTDVTADGSGTVTGQRLYQLVRQTGDVKDHTFSIEFLDPGVEAYAFTFG
- a CDS encoding FadR/GntR family transcriptional regulator, with product MSSLTEKVVAALSDEIRRGILRPGDRIPTEVAMMKQLSVSRSVVREAISRLQAAKVVETRHGIGTFVLAPSTEEPMQLPAADLSNMLDVMAIIEFRIDVEAASAALAAGRRTEQNLKQMRSALDRFESELERGSTDVLAHDIEFHLQIARASGNRYFFDVLSQLGRAVSPRTRLGSAELAELDHIEHLRNVLSEHRLIYRAIERQDADDARAAMRMHLSNSRERLRRAHALSTAGG
- the phoU gene encoding phosphate signaling complex protein PhoU, which encodes MPDKHLSSRFDSDLNRVLSKVFEMGGIVESQVANALQALKDFDLDLVSRILTDERRLNAMEAEVDEECINIIARRQPAARDLRLLMSISKTVTNLERAGDEARKVAKRTRRIAEDGKARTIDTVGVTLSGEMAFTILRRALDAFARLDTVAAAQVVRDDDAIDEQFRAFVRTLVTSMTKDPRIISIGLDYLFIAKAIERIGDHATNIAEFIIYIVKGKDVRHIPREQLERESLGE
- the msrA gene encoding peptide-methionine (S)-S-oxide reductase MsrA, which produces MARLAGLVTLAVGVIALQRFANSAEPATKIPAPAQDEEVVAAHSEAAVFAGGCFWGMQGVFEHVRGVRQVASGYTGGSASTAHYDTVEEGDTGHAESVQVTYDPTQITYGRLLQIFFSVAHDPTELNYQGPDRGTQYRSAVFPVNQEQRSVAQAYIAQLGKAHVFSAPIVTRVENFNGFYPAEAYHQNFLALHPGDPYIVINDLPKVDNLKKMFPDLYLNAPLLLKTTAS
- a CDS encoding DUF4148 domain-containing protein; its protein translation is MKSLIQAVVVAAVLAAPLASFAQSSQPLTRAQVRAELVQLEKAGYNPASSADAYYPNDIQAAEARVAAQNDATGGMGGTVGGSSASGAQVAARSATDDGMKPIYFGQ
- a CDS encoding ABC transporter transmembrane domain-containing protein; this encodes MPDFAPRASRLGPLFALLPFLRRYTGRWALAFVALVTSAGATLTLPVAFKYLIDRGFAAGNRTHIDRYFLALFVVSLVLAGATALRFYLVSWLGERVTADLRRAVYEHILGMSPQFFETTQTGEVLSRLTADTTLIQTVVGTSLSMGLRNFFLLTGGVAMLAVTSPVLSGYIMATLVVVVAPIVVFGRRVRRLSRASQDKVANASALAGEVLNAMPTVQSFVQEPREATRFAGAVEVAFETALTRIRARAWLTAVVIVLVFAAIVFVLWLGAQAVLGGSMTAGQLSQFILYAVVTAGAVGAVAEVWGDLQRAAGATERLLQLLAARSPVAQAEATVPLPTRGEGIRFDNVSFSYPSRPGVAALTGLSLDVRPGEHVALVGPSGGGKTTLFQLLLRFYDPQSGSILINGVPTRQVPLAELRREIGVVLQESVIFSGTVLDNIRYGAPDATLAQVQRAAEMAAATGFIEELPQRYDTFLGERGVRLSGGQRQRIAIARAILKNPPILLLDEATSALDAASERLVQQALDNAAQNRTTLVIAHRLATVQQADRIVVLDKGRIVAQGRHADLLQTSPLYAQLAALQFGEPLGQTM